One part of the Mariniflexile litorale genome encodes these proteins:
- a CDS encoding virulence protein RhuM/Fic/DOC family protein: MDNKIDIFKSNDGIEIHVTLEQDTVWLDAHLIAKLFGVQRPAIVKHIGNIYKTKELKEKSTCSKKEQVASDGKLRKMKLYNLDMIISVGYRVNSSRATQFRQWANNILKDYLVQGYAINQKRLEQKEQEVKLLKDGIHILTRTVSKAIEEKASDNIILETFAKGLSLLDDYDHEQLDVKGLTTREVNYPSLDDYQELISQMLTEFDSEVFGKEKDKSFESAVAQIEKGFGDNDFYPSLEEKATMLLYFVVKNHAFVDGNKRIAAACFLKFLQENNMLFNSQQQPIISNDTLASLTLFIASSKPEEMQTVTRLVISVLNRNHSN, from the coding sequence ATGGACAACAAAATAGACATTTTCAAATCTAATGACGGTATAGAAATCCACGTTACATTAGAACAAGATACCGTTTGGCTTGATGCTCATTTAATTGCAAAACTATTTGGAGTACAGCGACCAGCTATTGTAAAACATATTGGTAATATATACAAGACTAAAGAGTTGAAGGAGAAATCAACCTGTTCCAAAAAGGAACAGGTTGCTTCTGATGGAAAACTTCGTAAAATGAAATTGTACAATTTAGATATGATAATTTCAGTTGGGTACCGCGTAAATTCTTCACGTGCCACCCAATTTCGTCAATGGGCAAATAACATTTTAAAAGACTATTTAGTACAAGGCTATGCTATTAACCAAAAACGTTTAGAGCAAAAAGAACAAGAAGTAAAGTTGCTAAAAGACGGCATTCATATTTTAACCAGAACGGTTAGTAAAGCTATTGAAGAAAAGGCTTCAGACAATATAATTTTAGAAACCTTCGCTAAAGGTCTAAGCTTGCTGGACGATTACGACCATGAACAATTAGACGTTAAAGGTTTAACTACAAGAGAAGTTAACTACCCTAGTTTAGACGATTACCAAGAACTCATCAGCCAAATGCTAACCGAATTTGATTCTGAAGTTTTTGGCAAAGAAAAAGATAAAAGTTTTGAAAGTGCTGTGGCCCAAATTGAAAAAGGATTTGGAGACAATGATTTTTACCCAAGCCTAGAAGAAAAAGCAACCATGCTCTTATACTTTGTGGTAAAAAATCATGCCTTTGTAGATGGCAATAAACGAATTGCAGCCGCTTGTTTTTTGAAATTTTTACAGGAAAACAACATGCTTTTTAATAGCCAACAACAACCCATAATTAGCAACGATACTTTAGCCAGTTTAACACTGTTTATTGCTTCTAGTAAGCCAGAAGAAATGCAAACTGTAACTCGTTTGGTAATTAGTGTACTAAACAGAAACCATAGCAATTAA
- a CDS encoding AAA family ATPase, protein MRLAAVFIPEGVLKYIFGENHKGYTLNLGGKYNYEYTEKNGLPIKTNQVLNTDFLDNFWGEDLLLVSALVGANGTGKSSVLNLFRNNSFCYFIYENLKSDEIEVYNNTELINDVIYYTPFLNIENHNSVNGNFKDISKYELMLEDTENESIGLSAQLELHNSENLKRWIKFRQITGIETFLRDIKLPIFDSVKIKLNYISITEHDTPNNFRPFFKKFKEIKESENNRRFEELRVSHPNRREFRVNRNFGNSIRLEFLILERVIDKVQNVLESSGNKYLNEGYIRGNKNSNSPEFTEISDLKEAFYWFIENAFIQLSEDSEKILFPVQEIKLLTDLLLVNIPKDNEIENWAELNVSLDATQDIFNAYEKFIISFKDDFSFDRKILLTFIPDKNLSSGEKGMYDLFSSLHDYQFKVEENILEEYNMYSRRKEHNNNYLLLLDEAEMGFHPQWKKRFINSILKLFPFIFPQKKIQILFTTHDPLTLSDIPKSNVIFLDRSPTSNLTYVLNETEKAKKRTFGANIHDLLADSFFLQDGFMGEFAEELIIDLVNYLTFKEEDGERGLKNIKEWDEIKAEKVIAIIDEPLIKERLQSLFYKKFRYNEKELLRLKIQELNIQLTKLENEKN, encoded by the coding sequence ATGAGATTAGCTGCAGTTTTTATTCCTGAAGGTGTTTTAAAATATATATTTGGTGAAAATCATAAAGGTTATACTCTAAATTTAGGCGGAAAATACAATTATGAGTATACCGAAAAAAATGGTTTACCTATAAAAACAAATCAAGTTTTAAATACTGATTTTTTAGATAATTTTTGGGGAGAAGATTTACTTTTAGTTTCAGCATTGGTTGGAGCAAATGGTACAGGAAAGTCTTCTGTTTTAAACTTATTTAGAAATAATTCATTTTGTTATTTTATTTATGAAAACCTTAAATCAGATGAGATTGAGGTATATAATAATACGGAACTAATCAATGATGTAATTTACTATACACCATTTTTAAACATAGAAAACCATAATTCTGTAAATGGGAATTTTAAAGATATTTCGAAATATGAGTTAATGCTTGAGGATACAGAAAATGAGAGTATTGGGCTATCCGCACAATTAGAACTTCATAATTCAGAGAATTTAAAAAGATGGATAAAATTTAGGCAAATTACAGGGATAGAGACTTTTTTAAGAGACATTAAACTGCCAATATTTGATTCAGTTAAAATTAAACTAAATTACATAAGCATTACGGAGCACGATACACCTAATAATTTTCGACCTTTTTTTAAAAAATTTAAAGAAATAAAAGAATCCGAGAATAACAGAAGATTTGAAGAATTAAGAGTAAGTCATCCTAACAGGAGAGAGTTTAGGGTAAATCGCAATTTTGGAAACTCTATTAGACTAGAATTTCTCATACTAGAACGAGTAATAGATAAGGTTCAGAATGTACTAGAATCCTCAGGCAATAAATATTTAAATGAAGGTTATATACGAGGGAACAAAAATTCTAACAGTCCAGAATTCACTGAAATATCGGATTTAAAAGAAGCTTTTTATTGGTTTATTGAGAATGCTTTTATACAATTAAGTGAAGACAGTGAAAAAATTTTATTTCCTGTTCAAGAAATAAAACTATTAACGGATTTACTTTTAGTGAATATCCCAAAAGATAATGAAATAGAAAACTGGGCAGAATTAAATGTTTCTTTGGATGCAACGCAAGACATTTTTAATGCTTATGAAAAATTTATTATTTCTTTTAAAGATGATTTTAGTTTTGATAGAAAAATTCTTTTAACCTTCATTCCTGATAAAAACTTAAGTTCTGGAGAAAAAGGTATGTATGATTTGTTTTCTTCACTTCATGACTATCAATTTAAAGTAGAAGAAAATATTTTAGAAGAATATAATATGTATTCTAGGAGGAAAGAACATAACAATAATTATTTATTACTATTAGATGAAGCTGAAATGGGCTTTCATCCGCAATGGAAAAAAAGATTTATAAATTCAATTTTAAAATTATTTCCATTTATATTTCCTCAAAAAAAAATACAGATATTATTTACCACCCATGATCCTTTAACGTTATCAGATATTCCCAAAAGTAACGTCATATTTTTAGATAGATCACCAACTTCTAACTTGACATATGTTTTAAATGAGACAGAGAAAGCTAAAAAAAGAACTTTTGGTGCAAATATTCATGACTTGCTTGCAGATAGTTTTTTTCTTCAAGATGGTTTTATGGGAGAATTTGCCGAAGAATTGATAATTGATTTAGTTAATTATTTAACGTTTAAAGAAGAAGATGGGGAGAGGGGTTTAAAAAATATTAAAGAATGGGATGAGATTAAGGCAGAAAAAGTTATTGCAATAATTGATGAGCCATTAATAAAAGAGAGACTTCAATCCTTATTTTATAAAAAATTCCGTTATAACGAAAAAGAGTTATTGCGTTTAAAAATCCAAGAATTGAATATTCAATTAACAAAGTTGGAGAATGAGAAAAATTGA
- a CDS encoding AAA family ATPase, which translates to MEIIENIKQKATFLNRLSNNEETLFEHINSNHDNLDEVIQQYKPEREFKPVNTLRFLIANELKKGTVINATVINQLKQAIEARDVSAYVNLNETVKQSLLNYKDSKKGMFPNWGHTFKVLFPFLYNASENTEVNAQLERLADEIIQANQLENVTKHIVSFQGSNKYGSDHAWVAIIPETAPSVQYAYQIFFTINKNGVVGGLHKGHNLTKQVFTNQDIQFNTWEDYIEHTKQAKDQWSQLNSEVNFIFLNDEQAFVKILKKVDDSALSDYFKTLDRLKEDLDIQDEEKFVFSIAGNRLSFHVGKRYCLNVNKKLFDFISYTELEGDNKDRETFTGSDVAYFYRGRTVDDVLSNYEDIKSAIETEIERDNHTLAKLYDNSAFRKAAFDKVYRERIFNQCGIQNKYYLVGAYWDDNNPKDQTNRFVAENIWRNGYDDKFLEIVNRVPVNSHIAIKTVDRKGDNMYIKARGIVKSNLNDGQNLMVKWDKNFKEFKVDFSGGYWDTITNVNKADHIKAIWDNNTKNHTAFYNPPLNQIFYGPPGTGKTYHTILEAAKIITGNEAIDYDSALNKFNENLGDQIEFITFHQNYSYEDFIQGLRPDIEQKALSFNRADGVFTRMVTNALFEYYKVYQQRQKKSVNSEKVNVDLNDAYIEFINSLSEGQEFETKTGMKIKVDNFTDRQNIEFKPLNGIQSYLVSGNRLLKLYEVFNDINDIKRVHEDIRDAIGGCNSSIYYVALREFISFLKVYEKTLTEFVDVEEEYDYENISYRRKKELLSNISLEELRTVSTNEVPKYVIIIDEINRANISRVFGELITLIENDKRLGGKIPLRATLPSGEKFIVPSNLYIIGTMNTADKSIALLDIALRRRFEFVPMYPNSTSTEDKVVHDATILDAINQEIISRKGHDFTIGHSYFMGEDYNLKNTIDNKVIPLLLEYFMNDFEEVKKILSVSKLELVGWPMKLKLND; encoded by the coding sequence ATGGAAATCATTGAAAACATAAAACAAAAAGCAACGTTTCTTAATCGTTTAAGTAATAATGAAGAAACACTTTTTGAGCACATAAATTCTAACCACGATAATTTAGATGAAGTTATACAACAGTATAAACCAGAACGCGAATTTAAACCTGTAAACACATTACGTTTTTTAATTGCTAATGAGCTTAAAAAAGGAACGGTTATTAATGCAACTGTTATAAATCAACTAAAACAGGCTATTGAAGCTAGAGATGTATCTGCCTATGTTAATCTTAACGAAACAGTAAAGCAAAGCTTATTAAACTATAAAGACAGTAAAAAAGGTATGTTTCCTAATTGGGGACATACGTTTAAAGTGTTATTTCCTTTTTTGTATAATGCATCAGAAAATACAGAAGTAAATGCGCAGCTAGAACGATTAGCAGATGAGATTATTCAAGCCAATCAACTAGAAAATGTAACTAAGCACATTGTTAGTTTTCAAGGTTCAAACAAATATGGATCTGATCATGCGTGGGTAGCAATAATTCCAGAAACGGCACCAAGTGTGCAATATGCTTATCAAATATTTTTCACTATAAATAAGAATGGTGTAGTTGGAGGCTTGCATAAAGGGCACAATTTAACGAAACAAGTGTTTACCAACCAAGATATACAGTTCAATACTTGGGAAGATTATATAGAACATACCAAACAAGCTAAAGATCAATGGTCACAATTAAACTCTGAGGTTAATTTTATTTTTCTAAATGATGAACAAGCATTTGTAAAAATTTTAAAGAAGGTTGACGATTCTGCATTATCTGATTATTTTAAAACACTTGATAGATTAAAAGAAGATTTGGATATTCAAGATGAAGAAAAGTTTGTGTTTAGCATTGCCGGTAATCGTTTAAGTTTTCATGTTGGAAAGCGCTATTGCTTAAACGTAAATAAAAAACTCTTTGACTTTATTTCATATACTGAATTAGAAGGGGATAACAAGGATAGGGAAACTTTTACTGGATCGGATGTTGCTTATTTTTATAGGGGACGAACTGTAGACGATGTTTTAAGCAATTATGAAGATATTAAAAGTGCCATTGAAACTGAAATTGAGAGAGATAACCATACATTGGCAAAATTATATGATAATAGTGCTTTTAGAAAGGCAGCTTTTGATAAGGTCTATAGAGAAAGGATTTTTAATCAATGTGGAATACAAAATAAATATTACTTAGTTGGAGCTTATTGGGATGACAATAATCCTAAAGATCAAACAAATCGATTTGTAGCAGAAAATATTTGGAGAAATGGTTATGATGATAAGTTTCTTGAGATAGTCAATAGAGTACCAGTTAATAGTCATATTGCTATTAAAACGGTCGACAGAAAGGGAGATAATATGTACATTAAGGCTCGAGGTATAGTTAAATCGAACCTCAATGATGGGCAAAATTTAATGGTTAAATGGGATAAAAATTTCAAAGAATTTAAAGTTGATTTTTCTGGAGGGTATTGGGATACAATTACGAATGTAAACAAAGCAGATCATATTAAGGCCATATGGGATAATAATACAAAAAATCACACTGCTTTTTACAATCCACCTCTTAACCAAATCTTCTATGGTCCACCAGGTACTGGAAAAACATATCACACAATATTAGAAGCGGCTAAAATTATAACAGGAAATGAGGCAATTGATTATGATTCTGCCCTTAATAAGTTCAATGAAAATTTAGGGGATCAAATTGAGTTTATTACGTTCCACCAAAATTATAGCTATGAAGATTTTATTCAAGGGTTAAGGCCGGATATAGAGCAAAAAGCATTAAGTTTTAATAGGGCTGATGGTGTTTTTACAAGAATGGTAACCAATGCTTTGTTTGAATATTATAAAGTTTATCAGCAACGACAAAAAAAGTCGGTAAATAGTGAAAAAGTTAATGTGGATTTAAATGATGCTTATATTGAATTTATAAATTCTTTATCGGAAGGACAGGAGTTTGAGACCAAAACAGGAATGAAGATTAAAGTTGACAATTTTACCGATAGGCAAAATATTGAATTTAAACCTTTGAATGGCATTCAGTCTTATCTCGTTTCAGGAAATAGATTGTTAAAGTTATATGAAGTGTTTAATGATATAAATGATATTAAACGTGTACACGAGGATATTAGGGATGCTATAGGTGGTTGCAATTCTTCCATTTATTATGTAGCGTTGCGTGAGTTTATTTCTTTCTTAAAAGTATACGAAAAAACCTTAACGGAGTTTGTTGACGTGGAAGAAGAATATGATTATGAGAATATTTCCTATCGCAGAAAGAAAGAATTATTATCTAATATAAGTTTGGAGGAACTTAGAACAGTTTCGACAAATGAGGTTCCTAAATATGTAATAATAATAGATGAAATTAACAGAGCTAACATTTCAAGAGTATTTGGCGAGTTAATTACATTAATTGAAAACGATAAACGTTTAGGTGGTAAAATACCATTAAGAGCCACTTTGCCTTCAGGAGAAAAATTTATTGTTCCATCCAATTTATATATAATTGGCACTATGAATACTGCTGATAAATCAATTGCACTTTTAGATATTGCACTGAGACGGCGTTTTGAGTTTGTACCGATGTACCCTAATTCTACTTCTACAGAAGATAAAGTTGTGCATGATGCAACTATTTTAGATGCCATAAATCAAGAAATTATTTCAAGGAAAGGACATGATTTTACAATAGGTCATTCGTATTTTATGGGAGAAGATTACAATTTAAAAAACACCATAGATAATAAAGTTATTCCTTTGTTATTAGAGTATTTTATGAATGATTTTGAAGAAGTAAAAAAGATACTAAGTGTTTCTAAATTAGAATTAGTAGGCTGGCCAATGAAATTAAAATTAAATGATTAA
- a CDS encoding endonuclease/exonuclease/phosphatase family protein, producing the protein MHDFMYNISCAGTKKLIKEMWYNDLRPDSELFNDRYSLVMLDSEKNYNRMMTEGDKKRTISNLLRLRKGILEKIPNKTVDTNLLLSSWNIKNFGTLKDRTAESLYYIAEIINAFDIVALQEVNSDLSDFKKVLRLLGSHWKYTLSDVTEGNSGNDERFGFMYDSRRVTHSGLSGEIVISPELIENNAIISQLKRTPTFTGFESGWRKFTIVSVHLHPGEGATNKAIRKEEVRLLMEILKKKQKSSALEGRNMIVLGDTNLYEEDADIVKLITDNKFVESNGLKGKYTNTSLNQIYDRVFLNVDDYFKIATDHNGMQKGGVFNLFNYVYINTASEIANYHELMLLHKENPSNLTDSAKFKSYFNSYWKRNQMSDHLPIWLELQTESSDEFLINKFDKM; encoded by the coding sequence ATGCATGACTTCATGTATAATATATCCTGTGCAGGAACTAAAAAACTAATAAAAGAAATGTGGTATAATGATTTAAGACCAGATAGTGAGTTATTTAATGACAGGTATTCATTAGTAATGCTAGACTCTGAAAAGAACTATAATCGTATGATGACCGAAGGGGACAAAAAACGAACCATATCTAATTTACTGCGATTGCGTAAAGGGATTTTAGAAAAAATTCCGAATAAAACAGTAGATACCAATCTCTTACTAAGTTCTTGGAATATTAAGAATTTTGGGACATTAAAAGATAGAACAGCAGAATCCTTATACTATATAGCCGAAATAATAAATGCTTTCGATATCGTGGCGCTACAAGAAGTTAATAGCGATCTAAGCGATTTTAAAAAAGTACTTAGATTATTAGGAAGTCATTGGAAATATACACTAAGTGATGTTACTGAAGGCAATTCAGGAAATGATGAACGCTTTGGTTTTATGTATGACTCTAGGCGTGTAACACATTCTGGTTTGTCTGGAGAAATTGTAATCTCTCCAGAATTGATCGAAAATAATGCCATTATTAGTCAATTGAAGCGCACGCCAACATTTACAGGCTTTGAAAGTGGTTGGAGAAAATTCACCATTGTAAGTGTTCATTTGCATCCAGGTGAGGGGGCGACAAACAAAGCCATCCGGAAAGAGGAAGTGCGTTTATTGATGGAAATACTTAAGAAAAAACAAAAGTCTTCGGCCTTAGAAGGACGAAACATGATTGTTTTAGGTGATACAAATCTGTATGAAGAAGACGCAGATATTGTAAAACTTATAACCGACAATAAATTTGTAGAAAGTAACGGGCTAAAAGGAAAATACACCAACACAAGTCTAAACCAAATTTACGATCGGGTCTTTTTAAATGTAGATGACTATTTTAAAATAGCAACGGACCACAATGGCATGCAAAAAGGAGGGGTGTTCAATTTATTTAATTATGTATATATAAATACAGCTTCAGAAATAGCAAATTATCATGAACTGATGCTTTTGCATAAGGAAAACCCGAGTAACTTAACAGATAGCGCAAAATTCAAGTCCTATTTTAACTCATATTGGAAACGAAATCAGATGAGTGATCATTTACCCATATGGCTAGAATTACAAACTGAAAGTAGCGATGAGTTTTTAATTAATAAGTTTGACAAAATGTGA
- a CDS encoding class I SAM-dependent DNA methyltransferase: MTTNQFETQTKALIDDLKSVCANYGLGNDGNEFKIITQVFLYKFLNDKYVYELKQLEPDLAKAKNFDEALKKYTEDDLEMLTMQISENTARIAPKNLLSRLFEQQNKDQFADIFDETLVSVAKDNIDIFSVLTQGGEKVVLFENLSKYVTDNKDAFCKALVNKLVGFSFEHIFTQKFDFFAAIFEYLIKDYNTNAGGKYAEYFTPHAVAKIMAACLVTDTNVNNVTCYDPSAGSGTLLMNIAHAIGEDKCTIYSQDISQKSSTLLRLNLILNNLVHSIQNIIQGNTILSPYHKQENGQLEQFDYIVSNPPFKLDFSDYRADLESNANKERFFAGIPNVPKSKKDSMSIYLLFIQHIMHSLTAKGKAAIVVPTGFITAQSGIDKSIREKLVESRMLAGVVSMPSNIFATTGTNVSILFLDKANTKDVVLVDASNLGTKVKEGKNQKTVLSNAEEQQIIDVFNEKEAKDDFSVVVSYDDIKAKNYSLSAGQYFEVKIEYTDITVDEFTAKMTEFESHLETLFAESKSLKKEIQNNLKSLKYA; this comes from the coding sequence ATGACTACAAATCAATTTGAAACCCAAACCAAAGCACTTATAGACGACCTAAAAAGCGTATGTGCCAATTACGGTTTAGGGAATGACGGAAATGAATTTAAAATAATTACTCAGGTGTTTTTGTATAAATTCTTAAACGATAAATACGTTTACGAATTGAAGCAATTAGAACCCGATTTAGCAAAAGCAAAAAACTTTGACGAAGCACTTAAAAAGTATACCGAAGACGATTTAGAAATGCTAACCATGCAAATAAGCGAAAATACGGCACGTATTGCGCCTAAAAACTTATTGTCTCGCTTATTTGAACAACAAAACAAAGACCAATTTGCCGATATTTTTGATGAAACTTTAGTAAGTGTTGCCAAAGACAATATCGATATTTTCTCGGTGCTTACACAAGGTGGCGAAAAAGTGGTCTTGTTTGAAAACCTGAGTAAATACGTAACCGATAATAAAGATGCCTTTTGCAAAGCCTTAGTTAACAAGCTAGTCGGTTTTAGTTTCGAGCATATTTTTACACAAAAATTTGACTTTTTTGCAGCTATTTTCGAGTATTTAATAAAAGATTACAATACCAATGCGGGCGGTAAATATGCCGAGTATTTTACCCCACATGCCGTAGCAAAAATTATGGCAGCCTGTTTGGTAACCGATACCAATGTAAACAACGTAACCTGTTACGACCCAAGTGCGGGTTCTGGAACGCTGTTAATGAATATTGCACACGCCATTGGCGAAGATAAGTGTACCATTTATTCGCAAGACATCTCGCAAAAATCGTCTACCTTATTACGCTTAAACCTTATTTTAAACAATCTGGTGCATTCCATACAAAACATTATACAAGGCAATACCATTTTAAGTCCGTATCACAAACAGGAAAATGGGCAATTAGAACAGTTCGATTACATTGTATCCAACCCACCATTTAAGCTGGATTTTTCCGATTATAGAGCCGATTTAGAAAGCAACGCAAATAAAGAACGCTTTTTTGCAGGGATACCCAATGTGCCAAAAAGCAAAAAAGATTCCATGTCCATTTACCTGTTGTTTATACAGCATATTATGCACAGTCTTACAGCAAAAGGAAAAGCAGCCATTGTAGTACCCACAGGTTTTATAACGGCGCAATCGGGTATTGATAAAAGCATTCGCGAAAAACTGGTAGAAAGTAGAATGTTGGCAGGTGTGGTAAGTATGCCTTCTAATATTTTCGCGACTACAGGAACCAATGTTAGTATTTTGTTTTTAGATAAAGCCAATACTAAAGATGTGGTTTTGGTAGATGCCTCCAATTTAGGCACCAAAGTAAAAGAAGGTAAAAATCAAAAAACCGTATTAAGCAACGCCGAAGAACAACAAATTATAGACGTTTTTAATGAGAAAGAAGCCAAAGACGATTTTTCTGTGGTGGTGAGTTATGACGATATAAAAGCCAAAAACTACAGCCTAAGTGCAGGACAATATTTTGAAGTTAAAATTGAATATACCGATATTACAGTTGATGAATTTACAGCGAAAATGACCGAATTTGAAAGCCATTTAGAAACGCTTTTTGCGGAATCTAAAAGTTTAAAGAAGGAAATTCAGAATAATTTGAAAAGTTTGAAATATGCATAG
- a CDS encoding helix-turn-helix transcriptional regulator produces the protein MTKDFLSKKVGKRIVDLRTEKGLNQSELARLCAKDRQAIEKIENGKVNPTIFSLYEVSVALGVDLHELLNF, from the coding sequence ATGACTAAGGATTTTTTAAGTAAAAAGGTAGGAAAAAGGATTGTTGATTTAAGAACCGAAAAGGGCTTAAATCAATCCGAATTAGCTCGGCTTTGTGCAAAGGATAGGCAGGCTATTGAAAAGATTGAGAATGGTAAAGTCAATCCAACCATATTTTCTTTATATGAAGTCTCAGTAGCATTGGGAGTTGATTTACATGAACTTTTAAACTTTTAA
- a CDS encoding restriction endonuclease subunit S: MHRIPLKNISKIINSGLTPLRSNERFWLNGNIPWVKTEQLGKKYIYESNEKITKYALENTSIKLNPVNTLSIAMYGEGKTRGSVSILKNETTTNQACCNIVIDKEKAEFEFVYYYLKTQYDNLRNLSSGVRKNLNSNDIKNFEVLLPSIQTQKQIAKVLSDLDAKIEVNNKINQELEAMAKTLYDYWFVQFDFPDANGKPYKSSGGNMVFNNELKREIPEGWKDGVLSDIANITMGQSPSGSSYNEEGEGTVFYQGSTDFGSRFPTVRKYTTEPSRMAEENDILLSVRAPVGTLNQAMESCCIGRGLAALREKEGSISFLWSQMEYFKQIFDRRNSSGTTFGSITKDDLFNLKLCIANNEILEKFKKIADPFHAKIVVNSKENQKLTELRDWLLPMLMNGQVTAASLRGTKQSHDVNSDDALGMVAEGKVKYGEV, encoded by the coding sequence ATGCATAGAATTCCCCTTAAAAATATTTCAAAAATTATAAATAGTGGCTTAACTCCTTTAAGATCAAATGAGAGATTTTGGCTAAATGGAAATATTCCATGGGTTAAAACTGAACAATTAGGGAAAAAGTATATTTATGAATCAAATGAAAAAATCACAAAATACGCATTAGAAAACACATCGATTAAATTGAATCCTGTAAATACTTTAAGTATTGCTATGTATGGCGAAGGAAAAACTAGAGGTAGTGTTTCTATATTGAAGAATGAAACAACAACAAATCAAGCTTGTTGTAATATTGTAATTGATAAAGAAAAGGCAGAATTTGAGTTTGTTTATTATTATCTAAAAACACAATATGATAATTTAAGAAATCTATCGTCTGGAGTTAGAAAAAATCTTAACTCTAATGACATTAAGAATTTTGAAGTATTACTACCAAGTATTCAAACCCAAAAACAAATAGCCAAAGTCCTTTCCGATTTAGACGCCAAAATAGAAGTCAACAACAAAATAAACCAAGAATTAGAAGCGATGGCAAAAACGCTTTACGATTATTGGTTTGTACAGTTCGATTTCCCTGATGCGAATGGTAAACCTTATAAATCGTCTGGTGGTAACATGGTTTTTAATAATGAGTTAAAGCGTGAGATTCCTGAGGGGTGGAAAGATGGCGTTTTATCAGATATTGCAAATATTACAATGGGGCAATCACCTTCGGGAAGTTCATACAATGAAGAAGGAGAAGGAACTGTTTTTTACCAAGGTTCTACAGATTTTGGTTCAAGGTTCCCTACTGTTAGAAAATATACAACAGAACCTTCTCGAATGGCAGAAGAAAATGATATTTTATTATCAGTACGAGCTCCAGTTGGAACATTAAATCAAGCAATGGAAAGTTGTTGTATTGGACGTGGTTTAGCTGCATTAAGAGAAAAAGAAGGATCAATTTCTTTTTTATGGAGTCAGATGGAATATTTCAAACAAATATTTGACAGAAGAAATTCATCAGGAACAACATTTGGTTCAATTACTAAAGACGATTTATTCAATTTAAAGCTTTGTATTGCTAATAATGAGATTTTAGAAAAATTCAAAAAAATTGCAGATCCTTTTCATGCTAAGATTGTTGTTAACTCAAAAGAAAACCAAAAACTCACAGAGCTTCGAGATTGGTTATTGCCTATGTTAATGAATGGGCAGGTTACTGCTGCGTCATTGCGAGGCACGAAGCAATCTCATGATGTAAATAGTGATGATGCGTTGGGTATGGTTGCGGAGGGTAAAGTTAAATATGGTGAGGTATGA